In one Sphingomonas sp. S1-29 genomic region, the following are encoded:
- a CDS encoding autotransporter domain-containing protein produces MSFTGFTSVSRCVATRRALLGSVALAGTIAALPAQAQQTEFSGLRSGYLTPGTAELSPHAAPISIGLPDRAEAELAPHSNVTPPPLTVQIAPEPDILVADPATPTTARDPVNITGIGQMVTDGGGGSVGLCTGTLINPRTVLFAAHCVNGRPATAYGQASGGTGIAFGFETNTRANAAGQTDELVRWLLGGPGGAGRFQTNVAQALYNVNQVAYNPLSLEPAARSFLYGDVALATLDTPAANVPTWAVLFSPLPAPGTITAQNGTGYNVAQYGYGNNGTGSTGRLGSDFRRRSAENILGALTDLQTFEGFLFGGPANGLTQNLYFLDFDDPRRGQAGASPFDFNAFRDNARVTNGVVTEGGTSQGDSGGPLVLQNFAKQMVIGVLSGGYDRFFAAQPANGYGTVGFYQPLYLYWDWIAGNNPYHYVTTKAGDGAWTDANHWLTTLDPAYNVLVGGQVVNGIPGLTGEQKTGTSGDFGQICFQDRVSSECLDTRNGQTSITANPIGTAGNNAGSAVVAQDAAAGAGFDGVELSPHAPAVAPPAPTLVNGLPGATNFVPNNVDPVRATGARAQYYDVTLTAAGTTTLSGANIVIDRLTLGGASSGLTIASGASLTTLINTTQFAGVNTINGTLTTVGDYTLMGGALMGSGRINAPFLTSMLGRIAPGTMGTTGTLTIAGNLVLASGSQYLVDLAGAGVSDRVAVVAGSGQTGLATLGGTVGFQTVTGYRPRDGDAYTILTAAGGVTGRFSNTPGAFSAILTPILAYGPNAVTMRIHAGLYANVVDRSSGVQTAYARLLDQNRSNYAALSGLYGEFDLQNQGTIRAQLENLAPRTAPLMSQMGTVATDTASRFFRDRINNIADGGQGGTLAMYGKPVQLASVAATSMNLAGMVDSDVGSGAMVQEGVLPDSVAVYLAGGYIDGNGVGLPSVQRFGRNQFDGFFIAAGVEHLMDEATTLGFGLTYSDLNGTTVAAGDSAGSELFQGTFYGSTRMGALVVDAQASAGVFKVDSSRLGAIGANSFTLTSEENAFTFSSEGGIGLLAESGGVSFKPRASLRYSHIGFTNVAEEGGGPALRYNLGSFDSVQGRAGASANAVLGAVKPFVSANYVHEFLDAPGAFGANFVNGIGNAALFSLPSTDRDWAEISGGFTFGSERVSATIAAERTIERDDIRNATLRGTVAIRF; encoded by the coding sequence ATGTCATTCACGGGGTTTACTTCGGTTTCGCGTTGCGTCGCCACGCGCCGGGCACTGCTGGGCTCGGTTGCACTTGCCGGCACTATCGCCGCGCTGCCCGCCCAAGCACAGCAAACCGAGTTTTCGGGGCTGCGCAGTGGTTATCTGACGCCGGGCACCGCCGAACTGTCGCCGCACGCCGCGCCGATCTCGATCGGCCTGCCCGATCGCGCCGAAGCCGAGCTGGCACCGCACAGCAACGTCACGCCGCCACCGCTCACGGTGCAGATCGCGCCCGAGCCCGACATTCTGGTCGCCGACCCCGCCACCCCGACCACGGCGCGCGACCCGGTGAACATCACCGGCATCGGCCAGATGGTCACCGATGGCGGCGGCGGATCGGTAGGGTTGTGCACCGGCACCTTGATCAACCCCCGCACCGTGCTGTTCGCGGCGCACTGCGTGAACGGCCGCCCGGCAACCGCCTATGGCCAGGCTTCGGGCGGCACCGGTATCGCCTTCGGGTTCGAGACAAACACCCGTGCCAACGCTGCCGGCCAGACCGACGAACTGGTCCGCTGGCTGCTCGGCGGACCCGGTGGCGCCGGGCGCTTCCAGACCAACGTCGCGCAGGCGCTCTACAATGTGAACCAGGTCGCCTATAACCCGTTGTCGCTCGAGCCCGCCGCGCGCAGCTTCCTCTATGGCGACGTCGCGCTGGCGACGCTCGACACACCCGCCGCCAACGTCCCGACCTGGGCGGTGCTGTTCTCGCCGCTGCCCGCCCCCGGCACGATCACCGCCCAGAACGGCACCGGCTACAACGTCGCGCAATATGGCTATGGCAATAACGGCACCGGTTCGACCGGGCGGCTCGGCAGCGATTTTCGTCGCCGCTCGGCCGAGAACATCCTCGGCGCGCTGACCGACCTCCAGACCTTCGAAGGCTTCCTGTTCGGCGGGCCAGCCAACGGCCTCACGCAGAACCTGTACTTCCTCGATTTCGACGATCCGCGCCGCGGCCAGGCCGGCGCCAGCCCGTTCGACTTCAACGCCTTCCGCGACAATGCGCGCGTCACCAACGGCGTCGTCACCGAAGGCGGCACCTCGCAGGGCGATTCGGGTGGCCCGCTGGTGCTGCAGAACTTTGCCAAGCAGATGGTGATCGGCGTGCTGTCGGGCGGCTATGACCGCTTCTTCGCCGCGCAGCCCGCGAACGGCTATGGCACCGTCGGCTTCTACCAGCCGCTCTATCTCTATTGGGACTGGATCGCGGGCAATAACCCGTATCATTACGTCACCACCAAGGCCGGCGACGGCGCCTGGACCGACGCCAACCACTGGCTCACCACGCTCGATCCCGCGTATAACGTCCTCGTCGGCGGCCAGGTCGTCAACGGCATCCCCGGGCTGACCGGCGAGCAGAAGACCGGCACCAGCGGCGATTTCGGCCAGATCTGCTTCCAGGACCGCGTCTCCAGCGAGTGCCTCGACACCCGCAACGGCCAGACGTCGATCACCGCCAACCCGATCGGCACTGCAGGCAACAATGCCGGCAGCGCCGTGGTCGCCCAGGACGCCGCGGCAGGCGCAGGCTTCGACGGCGTCGAACTGTCGCCGCACGCCCCGGCGGTAGCGCCTCCCGCCCCCACCTTGGTCAACGGCCTGCCGGGCGCGACCAACTTCGTCCCCAACAACGTCGATCCGGTCCGCGCGACCGGCGCGCGCGCGCAATATTACGACGTTACGCTCACCGCGGCGGGCACCACGACGCTGTCGGGCGCCAACATCGTGATCGACCGGCTGACGCTGGGCGGCGCCTCATCGGGGCTGACGATCGCGTCGGGTGCTTCGCTCACCACGCTGATCAACACCACCCAGTTCGCAGGGGTGAACACCATCAACGGCACGCTGACCACCGTCGGTGATTATACGTTGATGGGTGGCGCGCTGATGGGCAGCGGGCGGATCAACGCGCCGTTCCTCACCAGCATGCTCGGCCGCATCGCGCCGGGCACGATGGGCACCACCGGCACGCTGACGATCGCGGGCAATTTGGTGCTGGCATCGGGCAGCCAATATCTGGTCGATTTGGCCGGTGCGGGCGTATCCGATCGCGTCGCCGTCGTTGCTGGCAGCGGCCAGACCGGGCTGGCGACGCTCGGCGGCACCGTCGGCTTCCAGACGGTGACAGGCTATCGTCCGCGCGACGGCGATGCCTACACGATCCTGACCGCCGCGGGCGGGGTGACCGGTCGGTTCAGCAACACGCCGGGCGCGTTCAGCGCGATCCTGACGCCGATCCTGGCCTATGGTCCGAACGCGGTGACGATGCGGATCCACGCGGGGCTGTACGCGAACGTCGTCGACCGCTCGTCTGGGGTGCAGACCGCCTATGCACGGCTGCTCGACCAGAACCGGTCGAACTATGCCGCGCTGTCGGGGCTGTACGGCGAATTCGATCTGCAGAACCAGGGCACGATCCGCGCCCAACTCGAAAACCTCGCCCCGCGCACCGCGCCGCTGATGAGCCAGATGGGCACGGTGGCGACCGACACCGCCTCGCGCTTCTTCCGCGATCGCATCAACAACATCGCCGATGGCGGCCAGGGCGGCACGCTGGCGATGTACGGCAAGCCGGTGCAGCTCGCCTCGGTCGCGGCGACCAGCATGAACCTGGCCGGGATGGTCGACAGCGATGTTGGTAGCGGGGCGATGGTGCAGGAGGGCGTGCTGCCCGATAGCGTCGCGGTGTATCTGGCGGGCGGCTATATCGACGGCAACGGCGTCGGCCTGCCCAGCGTCCAGCGCTTCGGCCGCAACCAGTTCGACGGCTTCTTCATCGCCGCGGGCGTCGAGCATCTGATGGACGAGGCGACGACGCTTGGCTTCGGCCTCACCTATTCGGACCTCAACGGCACCACCGTTGCGGCGGGTGATTCGGCGGGCAGCGAGCTGTTCCAGGGCACCTTCTATGGCAGCACGCGTATGGGCGCGCTGGTGGTCGATGCGCAGGCAAGCGCCGGCGTGTTCAAGGTCGACAGCAGCCGGCTGGGCGCGATCGGCGCCAACAGCTTCACGCTGACCTCCGAAGAAAACGCCTTCACCTTCTCGAGCGAGGGCGGCATCGGCCTGCTCGCCGAATCGGGCGGCGTCAGCTTCAAGCCGCGCGCGTCGCTGCGCTACAGCCATATCGGCTTCACCAACGTCGCCGAAGAAGGCGGCGGGCCGGCGCTGCGCTACAACCTCGGCAGCTTCGACAGCGTCCAGGGGCGTGCGGGTGCCAGCGCCAACGCGGTGCTCGGAGCCGTGAAGCCCTTCGTGTCGGCGAACTATGTCCACGAGTTCCTCGATGCGCCCGGCGCGTTCGGCGCGAACTTCGTGAACGGGATCGGCAACGCGGCATTGTTCTCGCTGCCCTCGACCGATCGCGACTGGGCCGAGATCAGCGGCGGCTTCACCTTCGGCAGCGAGCGCGTGAGCGCGACGATCGCCGCCGAGCGCACGATCGAGCGCGACGATATCCGCAACGCGACGCTGCGCGGGACGGTCGCGATCCGCTTCTGA
- a CDS encoding class I SAM-dependent methyltransferase, with translation MTTRETTSYLPRTDGMWPDDVKRRFVDRAFVVAFFAVQWPWLARSLSGGSRAVKQALLERLELAPDALPNLGSWKADTGFLTLIVDHIERNRPKTVLELGAGASSLVVAKALQQNGGGHLISCDQHGDFIAATREWLHEHGVDAEMRATPLRQAPGDWPGIWYDHGPLPEQIDMLVIDGPPWTIHPYVRGAAETLFDRLPVGGTVLLDDAARPGERIVAARWRERWPNFRFDLVNKGTKGTLIGVRER, from the coding sequence ATGACTACGCGTGAAACCACCTCCTATCTGCCGCGGACCGACGGCATGTGGCCCGACGACGTGAAGCGCCGCTTCGTCGATCGCGCCTTCGTCGTCGCCTTTTTCGCGGTGCAATGGCCGTGGCTCGCGCGCAGCCTGTCGGGCGGGTCGCGCGCGGTGAAGCAGGCGCTGCTCGAGCGGCTCGAGCTCGCCCCCGACGCGCTGCCCAACCTCGGCAGCTGGAAGGCCGATACCGGATTCCTGACGCTGATCGTCGATCATATCGAGCGCAACCGCCCCAAGACCGTGCTCGAACTCGGCGCCGGCGCGTCGAGCCTGGTGGTCGCCAAGGCGCTCCAGCAAAATGGCGGCGGGCATCTGATCAGCTGCGACCAGCATGGCGACTTCATCGCCGCGACGCGCGAATGGCTGCATGAGCACGGCGTCGACGCCGAAATGCGCGCGACCCCGTTGCGACAGGCGCCGGGCGACTGGCCGGGGATCTGGTACGACCACGGCCCGCTGCCCGAGCAGATCGACATGCTGGTGATCGACGGGCCGCCCTGGACGATCCACCCCTATGTCCGCGGCGCCGCCGAGACGCTGTTCGACCGGCTGCCGGTGGGCGGCACCGTCCTGCTCGACGACGCCGCCCGCCCCGGCGAGCGGATCGTCGCGGCGCGCTGGCGCGAGCGCTGGCCGAACTTCCGCTTCGACCTGGTGAACAAGGGTACCAAGGGCACGCTGATCGGGGTGCGCGAGCGGTAA
- a CDS encoding metallophosphoesterase family protein produces the protein MTVRLFHVSDLHFGAEDQSALDWFAGIVRDEVPDAILMTGDLTQSARAHEFEAAAAWLESLDRPVTIEVGNHDLPVYNPVQRMLLPYRRYRALQRMLEQPLDIAGVTIVPLRTTARLQLRLDWSKGFVSRRRLGKAVKSIEAASDDGLVFVTAHHPLIEAGTRTRASTRGGERALSALVRAGAHAVLTGHVHDPFDIDHRHEGREVRLIGAGTLSERVRETRPSFNEIRVEGRAFETIARVMDAPDERL, from the coding sequence CGGGAATCGTCCGCGACGAGGTGCCCGATGCGATCCTGATGACCGGCGACCTGACGCAAAGCGCGCGTGCGCACGAGTTCGAGGCGGCGGCAGCGTGGCTCGAGAGCCTCGACCGACCGGTGACGATCGAGGTCGGCAACCACGACCTGCCAGTGTACAACCCGGTGCAGCGGATGCTGCTGCCCTATCGCCGCTATCGCGCGCTGCAGCGTATGCTCGAACAGCCGCTCGACATCGCGGGGGTGACGATCGTCCCGCTGCGCACCACCGCGCGGCTCCAGCTGCGGCTCGACTGGTCGAAGGGGTTCGTCAGCCGGCGGCGGCTGGGCAAGGCAGTGAAGTCGATCGAAGCGGCCTCCGATGACGGGCTGGTGTTCGTCACTGCGCATCACCCGCTGATCGAGGCGGGCACGCGCACCCGTGCGAGCACGCGCGGCGGCGAGCGCGCGCTGTCGGCGCTGGTGAGGGCCGGCGCGCATGCGGTGCTGACGGGGCATGTCCACGACCCGTTCGACATCGATCACCGCCACGAGGGGCGCGAGGTACGGCTGATCGGCGCGGGAACGCTGTCCGAACGCGTGCGCGAGACAAGGCCGTCGTTCAACGAGATCCGGGTGGAGGGGCGCGCGTTCGAGACGATCGCGCGGGTGATGGATGCGCCCGACGAGCGATTGTGA
- the rplM gene encoding 50S ribosomal protein L13: MKALMKTTKSVKPAEVEKKWHIVDADGLVVGRAATIIANVLRGKHKTSFTPHVDCGDNVIVINAEKVRFTGGKAAKKVYYKHTGYAGGIKEVTAAKVLEGRFPERVLEKAIERMIPRGPLGRQQMRNLRIFKGTEHPHEAQNPEVLDIGSMNRKNKVGA, encoded by the coding sequence ATGAAGGCGCTCATGAAGACCACCAAGTCGGTGAAGCCGGCTGAGGTGGAAAAGAAGTGGCATATTGTCGATGCCGACGGCCTGGTGGTCGGTCGTGCAGCGACGATCATCGCCAACGTGCTTCGCGGCAAGCACAAGACCAGCTTCACCCCGCATGTCGATTGCGGTGACAATGTCATCGTCATCAACGCCGAGAAGGTTCGCTTCACCGGCGGCAAGGCGGCGAAGAAGGTCTATTACAAGCACACCGGCTATGCCGGCGGCATCAAGGAAGTGACCGCAGCCAAGGTGCTCGAAGGTCGTTTCCCCGAGCGCGTGCTCGAAAAGGCGATCGAGCGGATGATCCCGCGCGGTCCGCTTGGCCGCCAGCAGATGCGCAACCTGCGCATCTTCAAGGGCACCGAGCATCCGCACGAGGCGCAGAACCCCGAAGTCCTCGACATCGGCAGCATGAACCGTAAGAACAAGGTGGGCGCATAA
- the rpsI gene encoding 30S ribosomal protein S9, whose translation MSDNRQSLADLGAIAAGQPVGEQQPQNGEATTTGDEQQPAAPVYSNTPLREQIIDQYGRAYATGRRKDAVARVWLKPGSGKIVVNGRDQEVYFARPTLRLVISQVFEVADRTDQYDVMCTVKGGGLSGQAGAVKHGIAQALTRYEPVLRAPVKAAGFLTRDSRAVERKKYGKAKARRSFQFSKR comes from the coding sequence ATGTCCGATAACCGCCAGTCCCTGGCCGACCTCGGCGCAATCGCAGCGGGCCAGCCCGTCGGCGAGCAGCAGCCGCAGAATGGCGAAGCCACCACCACCGGTGACGAGCAGCAGCCAGCCGCTCCCGTCTATTCGAACACCCCGCTGCGTGAGCAGATCATCGACCAGTACGGCCGCGCCTATGCGACCGGTCGCCGCAAGGACGCCGTCGCACGCGTCTGGCTGAAGCCGGGTTCGGGCAAGATCGTCGTCAACGGGCGCGACCAGGAAGTGTATTTCGCACGTCCGACGCTGCGTCTGGTGATCAGCCAGGTGTTTGAAGTCGCCGATCGCACCGATCAGTATGACGTGATGTGCACCGTCAAGGGCGGTGGCCTTTCGGGCCAGGCCGGCGCGGTCAAGCACGGCATCGCACAGGCGCTGACCCGCTATGAACCAGTGCTTCGCGCGCCGGTGAAGGCAGCAGGCTTCCTGACCCGCGACAGCCGCGCAGTCGAGCGCAAGAAGTACGGCAAGGCCAAGGCCCGCCGCAGCTTCCAGTTCTCGAAGCGCTGA